The sequence CCAAAATCTTATTTCGGCCCAACCGCAGTACTCTTCCCTTTCGAGTTTGACATACACATTGACTTTATTAGATATGTACTCTTGCTTCTCGTCCCATGGGGCAAACGGTACGTCACTCCCAGTCTCGGGGTCAGGAAGGATGCTATCGAGATGTGCTCCGAGCGTATCCTCTGTGGAGAACCGAACAATGAGATCCGTCTGTCCATATTGCGGGTACACGAGAACGACACGGCATATAAGTTGTGCGGAAGTTGGGTATGGTGGCGTAGgtggatcaaggaagggaaGGTGTTCCGGATCGGTATTATCTTTGAGGACTGTTATTCCGTGGTGCTGTATTCGCACATATGTTAGTCAAGCTATATTAAACCAGACGAGGTTCGACTTACTTGCAGTGCAAGACTAAGAGCTGCCTTTTTGGccttctctttctcttcGGCTTCAGCTTTTTGCCTGGCTTTATTAACTTCAACATTAAGCTCTTTTTGAGCAATCACTTGTATAGATTTCACTCCCCCGTTGTCTGGATCAAATGATAGGCATCTGTCAACCTGCGTTTAGCTTATGAACAGTTAAGAGCTGAAGGAAACGTACCGATCGCAAGCGTCTAGCGCTTCTTCATACCGTCTCAACTTGACCAAAGCCTTGGCAGCTCTGAATAAAGCCTTGGATGACCGTGGGTCTGTCTCAAGCACAAGTTTGACATCCTTCAATACTTTGCCAAAATTCTCTTTCTACTTGCTCAGTACTCATCTTAACTCTCGCCAATTGCCACTCACCGAGTTCTAGGTTTGCCGCTGCTCTATTGAGCAGTAACGCATTATAAAGTGATCGGTCCTTTCTTTACCTCCACAGTCTTGGGACTTCCGTCAATCGATTGAATTGTCAACGCCTCGACTCCTTGGGTATAGAATCCCATTGCTTCCCGGAATCGACGGGCCTTAAAGTACCCATTTCCTTGGTCTTTAAAGTTCGATGCAACCTCTGCAGCCCAGATCTGTCATTACGCATCGTGTGTAGCTGTGATATTCGTGTATACCTTCTGGATCGCCCTCATGAATCAGACTTTGAAGCGCAGCCAGGGTATTTTGGTCATCTTCAGGAGCGTCTCTATCTGTTCCAACAGCAGCTTCACGCATGAAAAGTGGCGTGGTGTCGAATGTCGAGAGAGAAACAGGCTGTCGAGGAGTTGGGCCGGCAGACATGGTGAGTGGGGAGGCTTCGTATCAGAGTCGCAAAGTTCCAGATTGTGGCGCAAGTCGTTGAGTCAGTCAAGCGACGCAGGTATCACCAGTGGGTAGTATGAGTTTGTATAAGATCAGTTTTTATAACGTTTCTATGTTAGGCCTTATTATTCTATATGACCGAATCCAAGTCCATCCAGGTCAGAGTCAAGCGTAGATCAATTTCGATCTTCTGCGCGAAAACTAATTTCCAATGATTGGTCCTGGTTAGTTTCCTCGACAAGCCACTCGTCCAGAAGGAATTTTGCTTCCGGTACCCGCTCGCCGACCGACACACCGACTGTCAAGAAAATATGTCTCACCGTAAGGTACGCTGACGCCGATTCATCCGGACTGAATAATGGCTGACGAGGAGGGGGTAGTACGAGGCGCCCCGCCATGGATCTTTGGGATTCTTGCCCCGCAAGAGGGCTGCCCGTCACCGCGGAAAGGTCAAGTCCTTCCCCAAGGTACGCTCAATCGAAATTACTTAGCTGAGGAATAGAATATAAATCAGGAGTGTGCAGGACGACCCTAAGAAGCCGGTTCACTTGACTGCCACTATGGGCTACAAGGCCGGTATGACCCACATCGTGCGTGACCTTGACCGTCCTGGTTCCAAGATGCACAAGCGTGAGGTTGTCGGTGAGTTCAATTAGCTGAAATAATTAGAACGGGTATTAATGAAGAAACCAGAGGCTGTATCGATTATCGAGACACCCCCTCTCATTGTCGTTGGTGTTGTTGGATACGTCGAGACTCCTCGTGGTCTCCGTACTCTTACCACCGTCTGGGCCAACCACCTCAGCGACGAGGTCAAGAGGAGATTCTACAAGGTCAGCTAATATAATCACCTATTTCTCATAATTATACAAGCTAATCAGTCGATTTTATGCAGAACTGGTATCGCTCGAAGAAAAAGGCGTTCACCCGCTACGCCAAGAAGGCTGCCGAGAATGGTGGCAAGTCCACTCAACGCGAACTCGAGCGTATCAAGAAATACTGCACTGTTGTTCGTGTCCTTGCTCACACCCAGATCCGCAAGACTGGCCTCAAGCAAAAGAAGGCACATCTCATGGAGATTCAGGTGGGATTCAGACtctatgcgcatatatccacttAACTCATTATTCGTTAGGTCAACGGTGGATCTATCGCCGACAAGGTCGCCTTTGCTCACGGCCTGTTCGAAAAGCCTGTTGAGGTCTCGACTGTATTCGAGCAAGACGAGGTCGTTGACGTTATTGCTGTGACCAAGGGTCATGGATTCGAGGGTGTTACTGCCCGATGGGGAACCAAGAAGCTGCCTCGCAAGACACACAAGGGTCTCCGTAAGGTCGCTTGTATCGGAGCATGGCATCCTAGCAAGGTCATGTTCTCTGTTGCTCGCGCTGGTCAAGGTATGTTTCAATGGGGTTGATTTGAGCGAAGAGAACTTGATGGATGAACAGATGGATACCACCACCGTACCGAGCTTAACAAGAAGATCTACCGCATCGGTCTCGGCTCAGATGCTGCCAACGCACGCACCGATTCCGACGCCACGGATAAGAGCATCACTCCTCTCGGTGGTTTCCCTCACTACGGTATCGTTAAGAACGACTACCTCATGCTTAAGGGCTCTATTCCGGGTACCAAGAAGCGTGTCATTACCATTCGTAAGAGTCTGATGGTCCACACCTCCCGTCGGGATCTCGAAAAGGTGCAACTCAAGTTCATCGATACTTCTTCCAAATTCGGCCACGGTGCCTTCCAGACCAAGGCGGAGAAGTCTGCATTCTTGGGCACACTCAAGAAGAAGGACTGAGTGTAGTTGGAGGATTTATGCGCGTTACCTTTGTGTTGCTTGTTGTTGCTTTATGTTCCATTTTATGTCCCATGCATGCCATGTCGTTTGAAACACTGAGAAGTCCCTTGGTCGCGATCACGTGAAATTAGCGGCTGCCGCAAAAGTGCCTGAGGCTAAAAGTAATTAAGTGCGGGGATCTTGAAAGAAACGCGTGACGTTTTGTTCGTTCGTTCATCTGTCCAGCCGGATGGTAAGGTCTCGTACTCCTTCAGAGACAAAGACAATTGTTCCCGGGGAGATCACGGGAGTAAACGCCGAGGTTTGTCATGACTCGAGCACACCCCCTGCTTCTTCCCCCTGTTGGAGGCCAACCCGACCAACCACAATGCCGATCACCTATGGCCGACCGAGACCTCCTACTAGCCTCTCTAGCGCACAGCTGAATGTCTCTAGCGTCCAGTCCACTGCTACAAATGACCAAAATTCATCGCCTACCGAGGCCGAATTCAACCAGGATTGGAAACAAAAACTCAAAGACATTGACAATGACGAATACGACGGCGAGATGGTACGCGAGTCGACGAGCTCGAGTTTAACGCCCCTTGTATCGTCTTCGTCGCTATCGGCCTTGCCTGAGTCACAGCCCCAACGTGAAAGCCCCTCGAGAGATTACCGAGATCCAGATACAGACGATCCCGACACCAGCGTCGAACTCAACACCGCTGTGGCTATGCCCTCTTCCGACGGAGAACCTATGCCAGAACAGGATGACGAGGCGGACAGCGAGGACGAGCCAGTTGTT comes from Rhizoctonia solani chromosome 4, complete sequence and encodes:
- a CDS encoding TPR-1 domain protein, coding for MSAGPTPRQPVSLSTFDTTPLFMREAAVGTDRDAPEDDQNTLAALQSLIHEGDPEEVASNFKDQGNGYFKARRFREAMGFYTQGVEALTIQSIDGSPKTVENSKENFGKVLKDVKLVLETDPRSSKALFRAAKALVKLRRYEEALDACDRCLSFDPDNGGVKSIQVIAQKELNVEVNKARQKAEAEEKEKAKKAALSLALQHHGITVLKDNTDPEHLPFLDPPTPPYPTSAQLICRVVLVYPQYGQTDLIVRFSTEDTLGAHLDSILPDPETGSDVPFAPWDEKQEYISNKVNVYVKLEREEYCDCEGEGREDDGLVIGQGVVAFVVVPKGSLAEEKYLKSVKEERKDKA
- a CDS encoding ribosomal protein L3, with translation MSHRKYEAPRHGSLGFLPRKRAARHRGKVKSFPKDDPKKPVHLTATMGYKAGMTHIVRDLDRPGSKMHKREVVEAVSIIETPPLIVVGVVGYVETPRGLRTLTTVWANHLSDEVKRRFYKNWYRSKKKAFTRYAKKAAENGGKSTQRELERIKKYCTVVRVLAHTQIRKTGLKQKKAHLMEIQVNGGSIADKVAFAHGLFEKPVEVSTVFEQDEVVDVIAVTKGHGFEGVTARWGTKKLPRKTHKGLRKVACIGAWHPSKVMFSVARAGQDGYHHRTELNKKIYRIGLGSDAANARTDSDATDKSITPLGGFPHYGIVKNDYLMLKGSIPGTKKRVITIRKSLMVHTSRRDLEKVQLKFIDTSSKFGHGAFQTKAEKSAFLGTLKKKD